The Phaenicophaeus curvirostris isolate KB17595 chromosome 25, BPBGC_Pcur_1.0, whole genome shotgun sequence genome has a segment encoding these proteins:
- the LAYN gene encoding layilin: MRGGHTLCRGGTQRPCYKIVYFHDASRRISYEEAHSACGADGGHLVSIETEAEQRLIEKFIMNLLASDGDFWIGLRREKKEVDSGTECQNLYSWSDGSSSTFRNWYVDEPSCGSEMCVVMYHQPSAPPGVGGPYMFQWNDDRCNMKNNFICKYPLEKPTTAPIENSHRGVATEPLSPVFPEGRHKKAANVTVVGAKGPIQSLAYILIPSVLVLLLLLVITSIFWFWLLLKRRRERVDASPKEEDTWLSNPRRNSPNLDIYRVIKKQSEADLAGTRPDTKNSSFRTQEDKVLDSLSRDYDDAAMNPSTSGFVTLASTESGFVTNDIYELGGDRVGRSKESTWVENEIYGY; the protein is encoded by the exons gacACACGCTTTGCCGGGGTGGAACACAGCGGCCGTGCTacaaaatagtttattttcatgATGCTTCACGCAGGATCAGCTATGAAGAAGCCCATTCAGCCTGCGGAGCTGATGGCGGACACCTCGTCAGCATTGAGACAGAAGCAGAGCAAAGACTGATTGAGAAGTTTATCATGAACCTCTTAGCTTCTGATGGGGATTTTTGGATAGGGCTtaggagggaaaagaaggaggtAGACAGCGGTACCGAGTGTCAGAACCTCTATTCCTGGTCAGACGGCAGCTCATCCACGTTCCG GAACTGGTATGTAGATGAGCCGTCCTGTGGGAGTGAAATGTGCGTTGTGATGTACCACCAGCCATCTGCCCCGCCAGGTGTCGGAGGTCCTTACATGTTTCAATGGAatgacgacagatgcaacatgaaaaataacttcatttgcAAATATCCTCTTG AGAAGCCAACGACTGCTCCAATAGAGAATTCACACAGAG GTGTCGCAACAGAGCCCTTGAGCCCAGTATTCCCAGAAGGACGCCATAAGAAAGCTGCTAATGTGACAGTTGTGGGAGCCAAAG GACCTATTCAGAGCCTTGCCTACATCCTTATTCCCAGCGTTCTTGTTCTGCTTCTCTTGCTGGTCATTACTTCCATCTTCTGGTTTTGGCTTTTGCTGAAAAG GAGACGGGAGCGAGTGGATGCAAGCCCAAAGGAAGAAGACACGTGGCTCTCTAACCCCAGGAGGAACAGTCCGAATCTGGATATTTATAGAGTGATCAAGAAGCAATCGGAAGCCGATCTGGCTGGAACCAGGCCTGACACTAAGAATTCTTCCTTCCGTACACAGGAAGATAAAGTGCTCGACAGCCTCTCCAGGGATTACGATGATGCGGCAATGAACCCATCAACGAGTGGCTTTGTGACGTTGGCCAGTACTGAAAGTGGCTTTGTGACCAATGATATCTATGAGCTGGGTGGAGATCGTGTGGGGAGGAGCAAGGAATCGACCTGGGTGGAGAATGAGATTTATGGATATTAA